In the genome of Burkholderia diffusa, one region contains:
- a CDS encoding enoyl-CoA hydratase/isomerase family protein yields MSTPVTTHGSVTQPAPEVLFRVVNRVALITLNRPAALNALSYPMIGELAARLERCRTDDQIVAVVLRGAGEKGFCAGGDVRALHRMVAQRETWLPFFVDEYRLDYAIHTFPKPIVALMDGVTMGGGMGLAQGAALRVATERSKIAMPETRIGLVPDVGATHFLSRMPVELELYVGLTGAMLTGADALTAKLADLCVPSSWLDTFETRIESVKWDGDVLPALRKVFEPPCNVVPHSALDSQMPWIVRHFDKRSTVERIVATLKQDLERDELTREHRQWLQATLDALTGHSPTMLCVTREALLRGRQMTLAESFRMELGIVARAIEEGDFCEGVRAHLVDKDRKPRWAPASLVELRAERVRHFLTSPWKLFAHPLADLGAA; encoded by the coding sequence ATGAGCACGCCCGTCACGACTCATGGCAGCGTCACGCAACCCGCGCCGGAGGTGCTGTTCCGCGTGGTGAACCGCGTGGCGCTCATTACGCTGAACCGGCCGGCCGCGCTCAATGCGTTGTCCTATCCGATGATCGGCGAGCTGGCCGCGCGCCTCGAGCGGTGCCGCACCGACGACCAGATCGTCGCGGTCGTGCTGCGTGGCGCGGGCGAGAAGGGCTTCTGCGCGGGCGGCGACGTGCGCGCGCTGCACCGGATGGTCGCGCAGCGCGAGACCTGGCTGCCGTTCTTCGTCGACGAATACCGGCTCGACTACGCGATCCATACGTTCCCGAAGCCCATTGTCGCGCTGATGGACGGCGTGACGATGGGCGGCGGAATGGGTCTTGCGCAAGGCGCGGCGCTGCGCGTCGCGACCGAGCGCAGCAAGATCGCGATGCCGGAGACGCGCATCGGCCTCGTACCCGACGTCGGCGCGACGCATTTCCTGTCGCGCATGCCGGTCGAACTCGAGTTGTACGTGGGGTTGACGGGCGCGATGCTGACGGGCGCCGATGCGCTGACCGCGAAGCTCGCGGACCTGTGCGTGCCGTCGTCGTGGCTCGATACGTTCGAGACGCGCATCGAGAGCGTCAAGTGGGACGGTGATGTGCTGCCGGCGTTGCGCAAGGTGTTCGAGCCGCCGTGCAACGTCGTGCCGCATTCGGCGCTCGACAGCCAGATGCCGTGGATCGTTCGTCACTTCGACAAGCGCTCGACCGTCGAGCGGATCGTCGCGACGCTGAAGCAGGATCTCGAACGCGACGAGTTGACGCGCGAGCATCGCCAATGGCTGCAGGCGACGCTCGACGCACTCACCGGGCATTCGCCGACGATGCTGTGCGTGACGCGCGAAGCGCTGCTGCGCGGCCGTCAGATGACGCTTGCCGAGTCGTTCCGGATGGAGCTCGGCATCGTGGCGCGCGCGATCGAGGAGGGCGACTTCTGCGAAGGTGTGCGCGCGCATCTCGTCGACAAGGATCGCAAGCCGCGCTGGGCGCCGGCGTCGCTCGTCGAGCTGCGCGCCGAGCGCGTGCGGCATTTCCTGACGTCGCCGTGGAAACTATTCGCGCATCCGCTCGCCGATCTCGGCGCGGCATGA